From Balneola sp. MJW-20:
TGCTCATAGGTTCCTGCTTTTGCGGAAGCAGTTAATACTTTCTTTGGAACTTTCAGGATGATCTCGGCTTGTTGTGGGTCTTCATTGGACGAAGAGGGCTCTAGAATAATATCACACATGACGATGCGGTCGTAATAATTTTCAAGTTTTTGTACCGTGTCTCTGCTGTATTCCTGAAGACTTGCGCTTGCTTCGAAATGACGTGCTGTAAAAGTTGTCTTCATGATGTCTCCTAATTAATAAATTCAATAATTATAGTTTCGATCTCGGATGAGCTTGCTCATAAACGTTTTTAAGCCTTTCGACGGAGGTATGAGTATATACCTGAGTAGCCGCCAGGTTAGCATGTCCGAGAAACTCTTTGATGATCCTTATATCAGCTCCGTTATCCAGCATATGGGTTGCAAAGCTGTGCCGCAAGACATGTGGGCTCTTTTGAGTGACTTCACTGGCTTGCTTTAGATGTTTTTCTACTATTCGTTGTATGGCTCTTTGATATAAACGCTGACCATGTGCTGCCAGAAATAATGCCTTTCTGGCATCCGGTCCGGTCTTTGAACCGAATAATTTTTCCCTTCCATTTAAATGTTTACGCAGGATATCTTTGGATTTTTCACCCAACGGGATGATTCGTTGCTTATTACCCTTACCGGTCACTTTTACCTGAGACTGCTTCAGATCTATATCCGCAGTGTTGAGACCTGCTAGTTCACTTAATCTCATTCCGGTACTGTAAAATAGTTCCAGTATAGTTCTTTCCTGAATTCCCGAAACACTATCCGTTGAAACATTGTCCAGCATTCTTTCGAGGTCTTCTGCGGTAGCAGTTTTAGGCAGGGTCTTCTGCTTTTTAGGGACCACCAGCAGGTGAGCCGGGTTCTTATATATATATCCTCTTTTAAAGCAATATTTAAAAAAAGACCGAAGAGCTGCTACTTTCCTGGATATAGTACTTTTGGCCATATCCTTATCCGACAGATCTGCCAGCCACAATCTAATATCCAGTCTGCTTATTGATTCCAGCTCAGGAGGGAGCTCTGAATCGGATTGATTCTCACACAGATGATTGTAAAATGACAGGAGGTCATTATTATAGGCTATAATAGTATGTTCTGAAGCATTCTTTTCGATCTCCAGGTACTTCAGATATTTTTCAATGAGGACCTTCATTGCCTTTAATATGTCCATCAATCTTTTAAAATAAAAACGAATATTAGTGAAGATAGAATGAAAATTATTCTGAGACCTCTCTGCCTTTCCAAGTAGCTTTCATGCCGGTAAAATGATCCGTTAAACAGCGCAAACCCAGTAATTGAAACCAGAATACTGATACGGGATGAAGCAGGCTTATAACAGGATTCCAGGAGAATTTATAATCCAGCAACCACCGTTGCATTAAGATTAACAGAACACAAATAACAGATACCCATAGCATAAAGTATTTACCTGTTATAAAAGCATAGGGTATAGTAAAAAATGGGACCATGAAAA
This genomic window contains:
- the hpf gene encoding ribosome hibernation-promoting factor, HPF/YfiA family, with translation MKTTFTARHFEASASLQEYSRDTVQKLENYYDRIVMCDIILEPSSSNEDPQQAEIILKVPKKVLTASAKAGTYEQAVHDAVENIIRQLKKYKDKMSTY
- the xerC gene encoding tyrosine recombinase XerC, which codes for MDILKAMKVLIEKYLKYLEIEKNASEHTIIAYNNDLLSFYNHLCENQSDSELPPELESISRLDIRLWLADLSDKDMAKSTISRKVAALRSFFKYCFKRGYIYKNPAHLLVVPKKQKTLPKTATAEDLERMLDNVSTDSVSGIQERTILELFYSTGMRLSELAGLNTADIDLKQSQVKVTGKGNKQRIIPLGEKSKDILRKHLNGREKLFGSKTGPDARKALFLAAHGQRLYQRAIQRIVEKHLKQASEVTQKSPHVLRHSFATHMLDNGADIRIIKEFLGHANLAATQVYTHTSVERLKNVYEQAHPRSKL